The segment TCACCATTcgtattatctgtctcttcaatttgtcatcaactGTCCTCTTGCGGTCACATCCAAGGAGGTTGTCTATAATCCCATTGACCTTAAACTTGTgagtaatatgtgcaactgtagtcagaCAGACATCAatctgcttggagatggtcttacagccttaacctttaacacattttcatttctaatcTTCTgacaacaactctctctttagtcttctgtggtccatgttcagtgtgggaCACACCATCATACCAAACAGCACActgaccacttttcaccctttaaatatgCAGATTtactgattacaagtttgagGATGTatgtgaagctaattacaggacacgCGTTagtttaacatcttttctaggggtaccgtcatttttgtccaggccagtttcattagtttgttttttaaaaaaacttccTGTTAAACCACAACTCAACAAgtaatgtctgattttcattgtCTGAGTTAATTTTTTAGTAAATTTGTATTTACTTTagattttctctctttaacagaagggtaccaacaattcTGTCCATGTGTGTAAATATCAGCTATAAAACACCAGCATCAGCCCAAAGCAGCCACTACTAACATTACACCTTTACTAAGCTATCCAATGTACAAACCATCTTCCTGACAGGCTGGCTGCTGTGCTGGACCTTTCCCTGGAGAATGGACGATAGTTGAGCTCACATAATAGACTCAATGTTCCCACATGCCCAGATCTCATTAGTTGGTAATAAATCTAGTCCGTAGCGATGCGTCTACATTTCATAACAAAGCTGACAGATGACATACGAGACATGTATcagacaaactgagacacagtgtgAGCGTAGTGGAAGCCTGGCAGTTTGTGTGATTAGATGTGATTATATTAGCCAACCTCCTGCAGCACTGTGAGCTCCCCAACGGCTTCAAACAGGAAGCGGTGCTTTTAAAAAGCATGAAGCGGGTGTGTAAAGCAGAGGAAAGTAAAGTGAAAGTTCATTTCTCTCCCTACTAGCCCCACCTTTCACATGTAACATAGAAACCTCTGTTCATGTAATGTTGGTTGGAGAAAAACAGAGTTTCATCAATCCACATACACGGCGTTCTAATTTTCTGAATGGATCTTTAAATCAGTTATAGCAGTGTTAATGATGGAGCCACTGTTGTCAACATGGTCCACTTTGTGCCACTACCTAGGACACACATGGCGACTATTATAGAGAGTGTTTGGAGAGTGTACATCCAATCTCACTAACAGCATCTCCATATGCTACAGGTTGCTGTGCTCCACCTACTCCAACATGGAAGAGATGCTTAGAAAAGTCTAAAGCCTAACTAACATCCTGCCGTTTATTGTGCCCGTGTTTGTTCACTGCTGGTGAAGAGCGGTGGAATTCATGGAACACAGCTGCCACTGAAATGAGCTGCTGAATTGAGTGGTTTCTATGGCCACAGTGAGCTGTGATGGCGAGCTGGGAACAGTCTAACTATCTGAGGCAGTGGTAACAAGTCGCTGATTGAATACACCTTTAAAGTTCTTATGAATCAGGCACTTGCACTTCCTGGAAGACTGAGCTGATGTTATTCTGCGCTAATGAGCGTAACTGAAAAATGCAATCACAGACCACACTGGCCTTCACATTAATAATGACCTGGTGATGGGACCTTTGAGGTGAGACAATTTATCTTTAGATGTATGTTGATAAGCTCTGTGTTGCATAGCAACAGGAGTGATGAAGCACTCCTTACAGGCTTGGACATTTTCCTGTATTAGCAGTAATGCTCGTAGCTTCTCTGTGTGCAAGAGACAATCACTCAATTATAGTAACAGATTTCCATTAGCATCACTCAGTGAAAAATGATTTTAGgaatatgttcatgttttctgatAATGACTACATCACACAGTAATTACCACAGTGTCAAATGGGAGGCTGTATGCAAACAGCTTCAGGCTGACCTGAAATGTTCCACTGACTAACTACACGCAGCCACTGAAATGCTCCTCCTGCAACAACAAATGGCAGATTTGTTGTGTGTTCGGCTCATAGTGAGACAGTGATAAGCAATCGTGTCTCCCATTGTGCTTTGTTCTCCGTGTGGAGCCAAAGAGTCTCGGTATTAATGAGAGGCATGAGAACTCCAGAATAGCAGCGCATTAGCTGTCAAGTGGCTCCCTACTGTAATTGccaagaaaagaagaaattaacCTACAATGCATTACTgcattatgtttgtgtgtgtgtgcagagactCATACTCACAAGTTCCCTAATGTTaagttaatgtgtgtgtgtttgatacaTTAACCTCTttaacagctgctgctttaaaatgtcaCCAAACTACACATTTCTATGTATATGTAACACAATATACTGTCCATACAGTGTAGAGCCACAAGGGGCCAGTGTTGTCCATGTATTGTAGATGGTGGCTTCATGAGGTAATAGCTTTAATGGCTGGTCAGTTCAGATGTCCTTGTGATCAGTCTCACCTTATGAGCCATGATGAGCATGTGGATGACGCCAGGTGCTCCATGGCACCAGTGAACCAGACGGTCACTCTCGTTGCTCAGTGATGATGGAAAGTTCCCAGAGCGAAATCTCTTGTGGCGGATGTAGTCGATGCTGGGGCGTACCAGCTCTGACAGGATGTCTGGATGGACCTTTGCTCCTGGCTGAAGACATTAGATAGAAATTGAGCttattttaatttctgccaTGTTTTGATGAAGCAACACGTTTCATCCATGTAACATGTGAAGGTGCTGAAATGGTCTACGATAGACCAGAGCAGACGTTCACAGCCTTGGTGTTTCACCAGCTGTTCtgagatgtaaaaaaaaggAGCCCAGTGGGGCCCGAAACTGGAACACAGCTCAGCCGCACCCAGAGGACATTCCCTCTACTCTTCTGTGGCTAATTAggcaagaagaaaaacaatataaacaagGGGAGTGAAATACTCTGTGTggagaaatgtacagtaaaggtgcaaaaaacaatgacaaaagtGAAATCATactgttaatgtgttttctattttgtggTATCTTGCACCTGTCACTGTCACAGGTCACTGTCTAAAACTAATTTAAGCATTAGCAACAGGCACAGTATGTagccatatactgtatataaagtcTGTGtatgtaacatacagtaaagtttattttttactattcAGTCAACTGTGTTTTAGTGTCGAAGTCCTCCTGTTGGCTGGCGTGTACAGAACCAATACAAGCAGGGAGAggacatgcaaactccacacagaaatcTTTTGAGCCCAGTACCCTAAAATACAATATgcattttttgacaaatgtcAAATTCATATGATTTATGTTTGGTTACATATTTAACCATTTCATGTatcatttaaccatttaaaaatacatttttcaagcTTTATTATCAGAAACACTGAAGCAGCATTTCAAAATGACTGTACGCTGTAATGGTGATTACTAACACTAAACAACAAAAGGACAACACAAAGCAGATGCTTTAACTGTTCTAAATGGACTCCCCCACAGACTGATGCatgaatgaattattcatttccATCAAGGAGCAGTTCAGTGTGTTAATGACAAAACCAATGAACcagaacagagacacagcacACAGTATTAACCTCTGTAGCCTGTTTccaatgaaaacatcaaaacacaccCAACACCCAAAAACCCAAGTGGCACTATTGTGCTACTTAAGGAAATGTCACTGTATAATATTAAATTAGTAAAGTTTACTGCAGATGTCCGacactaaacaaacacagatcCAAAGTGAATAAAGTGAACAGGATTAATAATTTAGATAAATGATGTATTCCAcctatttttctctttctccgtGTCTCACTAAAGAACTGACTTAGCAAAGCAGCCAACAGCACTTATGTGATGTCTGGCTGTAGGAGTTAGCAGCTCCACTGGCCCTCATCCCAGGACAATAAGACCCTCCAAGACACTACACTATCATTAAGGCACTGACCAACTGATTAATGTTTCTTGCTGCATTTTGTTAGCACAGCTCCACCAGTCAAAATGTTGCTCTCATGCCAAATAATGAAGTCGAATCACTGGCTAATTTAAGACCGTAAGAAGTTTAGCATCTAACCATCAATACATCCTCAATCCATTATGACAACAGTATCATGAAGAAAATGGCGTAACATTTGGCGGAACACGATTATCCTCACTGCACCAGGCTTTATGGGAAATGTGGTTTCTTATCCAGCAAAAGCATCAATTCAAATGGGATTCATATTACACCATGgcaatatagaaaaaaaattaactaaCAAAAAGAACACACTTAAGTTGCGCAGCAAAGACAATGTTTGTACACACACCACAACCCTCCACCAACTGATCTCACATCCTCCCTTACCTGCATGAGCATGTAGTAGATGCCAGCCATGCCGTGGGCAGCGCCGATGTACTGCTTCTTGTGCCATTCGTAGAGAAGAGGGCAGCGATCCGTCTTCTTCTGCTCGGCTGACATGTTCTTCCCCGATTCCACGATGGCTGTCACCACCTGGAGAAGGGAGAAAATGACGTGTCTGAATTTATCAGAATATCAgtgcttttcatttcttctggGAACTGAATGTGGTCTGTGTTGACATTGTGTAATGATATATTGTGAAGTTAGAGAGACAACATTTCCACAACAGTGGAACAGTTAAACTGGAACTACGACAAATGTAACAGATTCAGAGTGGCAGAGCAATGTCAGGAAACACATGTTTCATTAAAATGGCTAGTTAAtagtaaatacaaatacattgaATAAAACAAGGTAACCAAGAAGTCCTGTCCTTGCTCAGGCTTCACTCTGTAAATCCAGAATGTTTGTAACAGCATCAGCTGGAGTGAGCCAGTCCTCACATACAGATGCACATGTAGCTGAAAGAGTTACAGAGTAATCTTAAAGGGTTGGACATTCATTAGTCCACTCCACAGTCAGACATATTGTCTATAGATGGAGATGAACTGGTACTGCAGCTACAACGCAGAATGTTCAATGAGGTGAAGGAGAACCGTAGAGTAAAAACTACAGACATTTAGCTAAATTGTTACAATTACAATTCATATGGCTCAATGCATGTAAATGAAAATCACTTTTATATTGTTCATTTGTAATGAATATTTGATTACTCATCATTAATGTGGCTGATGATCACTTTGAATTTGCTCATCGTGTGCACCTGAACAGCCAGTACCAGCAGAGATGGAGTAAGCTGCTGAGTATCAACCATACTGTGGAACATAAACCCTCTACCACGCAGTCCGGTTTCTTAAGAAATCCATCTATATGCTACCAAACAGCTTTGCCTGCTATAATTGGGAAGTGTTCCATTCTTGCAGAGACATGATGAAGATATCTTGTGTCAGAAAATCTTTCCAGCCTTTAGTGTGTGACATTGCaataataatgtgaatattgtaacaaaacaaattaaatccaTTAAGTTAATGTTTGCAGATGTGTGTATGGACATTTTACCACTTTGAAATagattaaacaacatttttaggAGGCTGTGTTGTCGATGACTCATCTAATTGGCtgtgtatgcatttgtgttttcctaTGTAGAGATTTGATTCAATTCTAAATGGCTGTTTAAGAACCACATAATGGTTTTCTGTTTGGCCGATGGTTGGATTTAACACTCATATCAGGGCTGTGCTGAAGATTTTTTACAAGCTATACTGGCTGTACTGGTTACACTATATAACATATAcaatatgtgtatatgtgtgtgggtgtgtgtgggtgtgggtgtgggtgtagGGGCTGGGGGTTTTGAGTCAGCAGTTTATGGTGTCCCCATGCAAGATGGAGAGAGTTCTGCAACAACAGCAATACCTCCCCCATGACAGAGGAGATTTACAGCCAGCTTGTTAATTCACACATCCCTTCACTCCTATACATCTATACTCAACTATACGGCCATTCCTGCATCTGCCTGCCTCCCTTTTTCTTAAAAGCAGGAAATGTAACTTAATTCAGGTGGCAAACTGTTCTGTTTACTGCAGTTTCATTACCGTAAACTTATCAAAGCCTTTGGGGTGTAGCACAGAGAAAACTGGACAGCACGGCCTAGAAAATTCCATTTATTCCTTTGCATCTGGAGTGGGTTTCAGTGTCAAGACAAAATCTGAAACTCTGATATCTAAAACTGATGGAACGACAGGAACACAGAGGCTCAGGGTCTCAGTGCTGTCAATTTATGCTGATGTAAGCAATGGCTGCAGGTTGGCATGCAGCCTGCTGGTTTGTAACCagcaacatatacagtagtttcaAAGTATATTCAGCACCTCAGTTGAGCTTTGTCACTTCTACAAATGCTTCTTATACAAAAGGCAACATTCTGATCAGAGTCTGTCTGACCGAGAGTATCGTTGTATGTGCTGAGAAATGTCATTGCATTAATTAAACAACATATAAttcaacatttcatttactaatttaacaaacataacaaacagaGTAGTAGTCCTGTATTAATCctgtattattaattaataataacctgaatttcccttcagggattaataaagtctattttatcttatcttaatcCGTCTGTAAGCAGGTGGACAAACACTGCAAGCTGTCAGAAGACAAGTGCTGATAACCAGACTGAGCAGAACCCTATCAATAATAGGCTAAAAAGACAGACGGACACACctcagagagaagaggagggatcGCATCAACTACAAAAAAATTTCACATCAAGAAGAAAAAGTCTCTCAAAACCAAgataagagaaaagaacaaaatctTCTCTAAACTGCTCCCTGGAGCAAAGCCACTGTTTGGTGAAACAGACTGCAGCGTGTGCTGGTGACAGGTATACGAGCGTAATTGATGGTGAAATGAAGTGCGGTGCAGTGCTACAGCttcaacatgtttattatttcattagtCATAATAATACCTCAAGCTGAAACTTCTGAAGGCAGCATTAGCACCATGGAcccactgctgctgccttctCTCTCAGTCCTTCTGTCCAATGCgtacccgtgtgtgtgtgtgtgtgtgtgtgtgtgtgtgtgtgtgtgtgtgtgtgtgtgtgtacagcttTTCCTTGGCACTTTAACAAATGTGACAGCTGGTCCTGCAGTTTCTGCACAGAGTGTGTACTTAggcaaatattcaaaatatgtGTGAATATTAAGCGAGTGTGGAGAGATTTTAactcgtgtgtttgtgtgtatgagtcCTCTGCTTTGGtactaccactaccactgttgtctcttgtctctgttcaATGACAGCAGCCTTACAGataaaaaatgtgatctgaagaTGCTCTTTGAACACATTTACCTAATTTATCTGAATGAAAATGGTCTAAACAGCAAAAGATGATGAGTCGTACTAAAACTGTATTACTATGTAAGTACTTAAGTATTAAGATCTCAGTTTGCACACTCACATAACAGACCTACCTAACCTAGTTCCTGTAGATTAATACATGGAACAAACAACAAccatgttttctattttttatgtAGGATGCAGGATTAATGTTGGCTATCACACCATTTAATGAGTTAttcactgaaaagaaaataatgataaGAATTCAGTTTATATGATTTCCAAGCTGCTTGTCTCAAGCTAAGCCAGGTGAGCGGTATTTCAGAAAACGAGAGAGTGACTGAGCTCCTGAATAATCAGCTGCTCTGCAGTGGAGACCACAGGTAGCTGTACTAATGCCAAGTGAAGGAGAAGGCAGCAGTGTTCAAACCGAGTTTGGGAATGACAGGTGGATTTACTTAAGAGACTGAATCTGTTGTATAACGTTGGAGCAGAGTGCCAGGGACACGCCAGCATAAACAGGTAAACAGTGTCTTTGCTGCggacttttatttaattatatttaatttaattataatgtgTGGTGAGTGAGGTTTTCCACAACATAAGAACTAAAGCTAGCACCGAGCAGTTTTTACAGGTTCAACCGtaaatatttaagaaataaaaagcatgcAGGTCCTAATCTCACCTTTGTAATGGTGGCCTCATCCACCGTGTCGGCTCCAATCTCTTTGTTAATGTAGAGCAGAGCATAAAGGTAGCCGGCCCGGCCGTACAGCAGCTCATCTGGCATCTCAGAGTCAGGACTCAGAACTGAGCGCTGTAGCTGGAGAAGTCTGACAGAAAAACAGCGGCTCTTAATAGTAGTTCAAATATCGCTGATATTTCCGTATCAGACATGAATATGCAGGAGAAACATGAATGCCAAATCATCACAGCACATTCTGTACTTTACTGCAACATTCACGGTTTGAGTTTGGCTGTGAACCAATGTTGCACGTCATAACCTCTTCTCTCTCATACCCTCATGtttcctgcctgtctgcctcCCATATTAACTTATATACAGCAGCaaaagaaagtatgtgaaccttttggaatttcacaTACCTGCAGTcttctgatctgatctgaccATAAAAAGCTCACAGTGCGaatggaaaatgtatgtgaacctttaaaaaaaggaaCTCTAAAAAGCTAACTGGGCTGAcgtgttagcataagttaagaacaTTTCAaactactttgactgacaaaaaccattCTTAACTGAAACataactttttgagtttgctccgcacaagatgaatacacttatgtgagtCATACCTCAatcaaaagaagctttcagaggatctatgatcaagaattactgatttacataaagctggaaagggtgacaaagtgatgtcagtgactttagaaattcaccagtctacagttaaacaatctacaaatggagacacttgactgtggctactctaacAAGAAGTTAGGCCAGGAACAAGGACagaacaaacactcattaaacCTGAATGACAGACAAAGATCTGAAGGCATCATTAAAACTGGcgaacatctgtgttcatgagtctacagtaggtaaaactttaaacaagcagggtgtctatacATCTGTACACCCAATAACATCCAGATACTTACCTAGAAAGACAGTCTTTACTGTCAGCAGTGTTGTTGAGCTTGTGGTGGACCACGGCACCCACTGCCAGCGGCCCTGCATCACCACACAGGAATGTCACCTTGCGTCCATTCAGGATCCTCATGGACCTCTTCACATAGTCCAGTGCTCTCTGCAGGTGGGAGGCCTCTTGGGTCACCCGGTGCAGCTGCACGTACAGCAAGGCAATACctgtgatggagagagaacATATACACTAACACTGTGGAGTGGCTGTTCACTGAGGATCAGCTCTAGTCTTAggtgtgttacagttaatgcTGCTGGCGACAGACCTGTCCAGCCAGTGTACGCTGAGAAATCATGGGGGTCAGCGGTCTTCAGGCCCTCCTCCATCTGCTGGAGCAGATCTTTGATCTTATTCTGGACCTTCTTGTGAAACGATGCACTAACCTAAGGAGCAGAGGGCACATTTATAAACGAAGCATTGCCTTACAAATCATTACATCGCCTGTCGACCCGTTTTCTTAAGTCTTACATTACATACTTGTCAACTTGAGCAGAAACTGGCGACTGACAACTAACAAACCAAATAATGACTAAAGTAAATGATCAAtcaggaaaataaacatttgttggAGCTGtaacatgttaatattaataatataatattaatgagAATCTCAACCTATCACCAATATTATCATTCGTTTTATGTacttatatatattaaaataatttcatatgttaatagtatttttacattttattattattattattattattatttctgtaaaaACTGACCAACTATTAATTCAAGAGGAAagttgttttgccttgttacagttgctctcaattcagacagaaggaaaatgtaaatcaaaaactcttgatcatagatcctctgaaagctccttctggcgaggcatggctcacatgaGCGTATTCTGCTCATGTGgcacaaactcaaaaagttgAAGTCGAAGTAGCtttagtccacacctccaaactacGTTTAGTAACTTGTGCTAACATTGGTACTGTGAGGTTTTTTTATGGTTCTGATATAGAGAGGGGAGTGACAGAACTCCCACATTTTCTGAAAttcatcaccagctcctttgttttaccaTTATTAAGGCTGAGATGGTCGAGTCCACACAAGTCCACAAAgtgtccaccactccctgggACTTTGTGACCTCTCCACCttgaatacatcctacaactgcagagttaTCAGAGAACAGGACTCTGATTTGTACCTGAAGTCAGATGTATACatggtgaagaggaatggagacagaactttcccctgtggagcacctgtgctacagaccacagtgtcagacacacagttctgcagtcAGACGTACTGGGACGGcgaggtagtccatgatccatgAAATTAGGCTGAATGGTGTTAAATGCACCGGAGAAGTCAAAAAACATAGTCCACACTAAGCCCAGAGCCTTGTCCAGGTAGGTGTAGGTGCAGATGTATAACAGCGTCCTTCACTCCAAACTGGAGgggatcaagtgagggtttgaccagaggtcggagggactccaggatcagcctctcaaaagccttcataatgtgtggggtcagagccactggtcaGTATGATGCCACATGCAGTGGAGGTGTTAGTGGATGGAGGAATTTGAACAAGTCATGCAGCCACGTCCAGTCACCTCACATTGCCCATAATCAGAGAGCGGAGATGCAGCTTAAatcttttcactttcttcttcatatcactcttctctgttctttattttcacCTCAACGTTTTCTGCCTCCCCTGTATCCACTTGCTGTCCCCCTTTTGACCTGGAACATTTAAAGTCCCGAACAACGCAGGCTGTCCTCAGTACGATGAGCTGATCCCAAGTGTAAAGAAGGGATGGCTCaatggtgatggagcagcaagtaaaaatgaagaacaacatgatctgagaaGGTATAACTTAATTTCCTAAACTGGTTAATCAACTACACGAACAGAAttagacaaaagaaaataaattaaagaagaaTGCCTCACTAGGAATAGACCTACTGGAACAGGCTGCTGCACGGCTTACGTACTCTGATGGCTccaaatgatttttttccatCGACATAATTTAAGCAGACCAGCGAGCTGCAGGTCTACATCTGCTTTGCTAATTCCATAAGTCATAAAACAcctaaaagtgtgtgttttcctttatATACTAGCAGAAGTTGAAGGCCTAATCATTTCTCAGATATCAGTCAGCAGGTCATAATCCAAACTCATCATTAGGATTCACTGCAAGAAACACATTATGTTAATAGAGTTATTTTCCACCAGGCACCATTTCAACTTTACACACTTAACAGCGTAGGTCAGACCAGGCTTCAAAGGTGGGTTTAATCGTAGATAAAGAGTTAATTATTTCTCTACAGACTGTTCAGTTAGTGTAGAGTGTATGACTGTATTAAAAGAAAGGCTTGGGAGCCTAAATGAATGCAGCTACAGAGATTTCAGTGAGTGTCTCTCACTAACCActtccacaaacaaacaaatgggaGCCTGGAACTGCACAAGGAACGCAGGAACTATTTGACTATTTCAACCCAGGGTCCATTTACTCCACTATCATGATAAATTAGAAGGAACCTCTTAGAGAATATGTTTATCAGCTGCCAGCCAGGCCTGTGCCAACTGTTTTTCACAAACGGATACATGTCTGCATCTGAATTCACCATTTTACTTATGCATGATGGACTATGAGGAATATAGAGGATTGTATATGACAATTATCATTAATGATCAATTCACAAAAATCTAAGAAAAGCAGCCTCACAATTGCTACATTTGGTGCACGTTATAAGTTTTTATTACCTAAAACTGCCATTATTGTATAAATTTTTGATCAATTACTAATAAACTGACTAATAAAATGCACACCCTGGCAAAAAAACAGCTAACCCCGTACAGTACAGTTCTTGTGGAACAGACAACCTTTTAGGGTAGCT is part of the Anabas testudineus chromosome 2, fAnaTes1.2, whole genome shotgun sequence genome and harbors:
- the lancl2 gene encoding lanC-like protein 2 isoform X2 yields the protein MPKERAGSDPVLIQSSSSPHPVLQDHPCAPLRNFWWTERVPCFYQVSASFHKKVQNKIKDLLQQMEEGLKTADPHDFSAYTGWTGIALLYVQLHRVTQEASHLQRALDYVKRSMRILNGRKVTFLCGDAGPLAVGAVVHHKLNNTADSKDCLSRLLQLQRSVLSPDSEMPDELLYGRAGYLYALLYINKEIGADTVDEATITKVVTAIVESGKNMSAEQKKTDRCPLLYEWHKKQYIGAAHGMAGIYYMLMQPGAKVHPDILSELVRPSIDYIRHKRFRSGNFPSSLSNESDRLVHWCHGAPGVIHMLIMAHKVFKEEKYLKEAAECAEVIWQRGLLRKGYGVCHGTAGNGYAFLSLYKLTQDKKYLYRACKFSEWCLDYGTHGCRIPDRPYSLFEGMAGAIHYLSEMANPEASGFPAFEL
- the lancl2 gene encoding lanC-like protein 2 isoform X1; its protein translation is MGDTVSRRLKLISSPEAEMEERCFQNPFPDWDQGALTSNSGADVDYRDPFDAEGKVSASFHKKVQNKIKDLLQQMEEGLKTADPHDFSAYTGWTGIALLYVQLHRVTQEASHLQRALDYVKRSMRILNGRKVTFLCGDAGPLAVGAVVHHKLNNTADSKDCLSRLLQLQRSVLSPDSEMPDELLYGRAGYLYALLYINKEIGADTVDEATITKVVTAIVESGKNMSAEQKKTDRCPLLYEWHKKQYIGAAHGMAGIYYMLMQPGAKVHPDILSELVRPSIDYIRHKRFRSGNFPSSLSNESDRLVHWCHGAPGVIHMLIMAHKVFKEEKYLKEAAECAEVIWQRGLLRKGYGVCHGTAGNGYAFLSLYKLTQDKKYLYRACKFSEWCLDYGTHGCRIPDRPYSLFEGMAGAIHYLSEMANPEASGFPAFEL